One region of Micromonospora ureilytica genomic DNA includes:
- a CDS encoding PEP/pyruvate-binding domain-containing protein, which translates to MHVIALSEVTATMTALVGGKAAGLGELIRHGEHVPDGFCLTTEAHRLGVIPTAEVVAAYERLGAGPVAVRSSATAEDLPDASFAGQQDTVLDVTGTVELIAAIEKCWDSLHAYRATAYREAHGIDHQTVRMAVVVQRMVAPAVAGVLFTANPLTGRRDEMAVDAAPGLGTTVVDGAAAVDHYVLDDAARPAAGCLTSAQLARLRATGERLQAHFGCPQDVEWAIDADDVLWLLQSRPITSLFPAPPRSGKPLPRVYLEFGHVQGMLQPVTPMGMSTLRAQIAAMLAALGVRVEIVDIGGRLYGDLTDLARDRSSRKRLVKLLAVDFGPRAQAVMRHVLADPRFAPTSGGARRGGAPGAASLRTAGRAVVGILRALARPEAARNRMFEAIEQMRVRAAAPADLRTAADRLRFVQARDADDSADAIMWPIVAGMLATALPTALLKGVAGPDEIHAVLGGMPHNVTIEMDLALWRLAQGAGDHRQLLLDTPPAELAARYLRGTLPEIGMAAFLDVYGHRGVAEVDLGVPRWAEDPTPVFAAVANYLRVTDPQQGPDQRFQRAASAAETALRDLVARARRRRPVRGRMAGFLLRRARSLAGLREAGKFAGLYPLRETRRQLLLIGADLHGSGLLDQPDDIMFLTLDEVHTAVHQGVDLRGAVTARRAVHRRELRRRTVPVALLSDGTDVESVLPGVSAGDGTLTGVGASAGRVTGPARVVHDPGTAHVEPGDVLVAATTDPGWTPLFLTAAALVTETGAIMAHGPTVAREYGIPAVICVPDATRTITTGQLVTVDGGVGTVTLHQPSAPEGEGRP; encoded by the coding sequence ATGCACGTGATCGCATTGTCCGAGGTGACCGCCACCATGACCGCACTGGTCGGCGGCAAGGCGGCCGGGTTGGGCGAGCTGATCCGGCACGGCGAGCACGTCCCCGACGGTTTCTGCCTCACCACCGAGGCGCACCGGCTCGGCGTCATCCCCACGGCCGAGGTCGTCGCCGCGTACGAGCGGCTCGGCGCGGGCCCGGTGGCGGTGCGCTCCAGCGCCACCGCCGAGGACCTGCCGGACGCGAGCTTCGCCGGGCAGCAGGACACCGTCCTCGACGTCACCGGCACCGTCGAGCTGATCGCCGCCATCGAGAAGTGCTGGGATTCGTTGCACGCCTACCGCGCGACCGCCTACCGCGAGGCCCACGGAATCGATCATCAAACGGTGCGAATGGCCGTCGTCGTGCAGCGCATGGTCGCACCCGCGGTGGCCGGAGTGCTGTTCACCGCGAACCCGCTGACCGGGCGCCGCGACGAGATGGCGGTCGACGCCGCTCCCGGCCTCGGCACGACAGTGGTGGACGGCGCCGCGGCCGTCGACCACTACGTCCTCGACGACGCCGCGCGCCCCGCCGCCGGATGCCTCACCTCCGCGCAGCTGGCCCGCCTCCGCGCCACCGGCGAGCGGTTGCAGGCCCACTTCGGCTGCCCGCAGGACGTCGAGTGGGCGATCGACGCGGACGACGTGCTGTGGCTCCTGCAGTCCCGGCCGATCACCAGCCTGTTCCCCGCCCCACCGCGCAGCGGCAAGCCCCTCCCCCGCGTCTACCTGGAGTTCGGGCACGTCCAGGGCATGCTGCAACCGGTCACCCCGATGGGCATGTCGACCCTGCGGGCGCAGATCGCCGCGATGCTCGCAGCGCTCGGGGTGCGGGTCGAGATCGTCGACATCGGTGGCCGCCTCTACGGCGACCTGACCGACCTCGCACGCGACAGGTCGTCCCGCAAGCGACTGGTGAAGCTCCTGGCTGTCGACTTCGGGCCGCGCGCCCAGGCGGTGATGCGGCACGTGCTGGCGGATCCCCGGTTCGCCCCGACCAGCGGCGGCGCCCGGCGCGGCGGGGCGCCGGGGGCGGCGTCGCTGCGGACGGCCGGCCGCGCGGTGGTGGGGATCCTGCGGGCGCTGGCCCGTCCCGAGGCCGCGCGGAACCGGATGTTCGAGGCGATCGAGCAGATGAGAGTACGCGCAGCCGCCCCCGCCGACCTGCGTACCGCCGCCGACCGGCTGCGCTTCGTGCAGGCGCGGGACGCCGACGACAGCGCCGACGCGATCATGTGGCCGATCGTCGCCGGGATGCTCGCCACCGCGCTGCCGACCGCGCTCCTCAAGGGCGTCGCCGGCCCGGACGAGATCCACGCCGTGCTGGGCGGCATGCCGCACAACGTCACCATCGAGATGGACCTGGCCCTGTGGCGGCTCGCCCAGGGCGCGGGCGACCACCGCCAGCTTCTCCTCGACACCCCACCGGCCGAGTTGGCCGCACGCTACCTGCGCGGCACGCTGCCCGAGATCGGCATGGCGGCCTTCCTGGACGTCTACGGTCACCGCGGCGTCGCCGAGGTCGACCTCGGTGTGCCGCGCTGGGCGGAGGACCCCACGCCGGTCTTCGCCGCGGTCGCCAACTACCTGCGGGTCACCGATCCGCAGCAGGGCCCCGACCAGCGCTTCCAGCGAGCCGCGTCGGCGGCGGAGACAGCGCTGCGGGACCTGGTCGCGCGAGCCCGCCGTCGGCGGCCGGTGCGGGGCAGGATGGCCGGTTTCCTGCTGCGCCGGGCGCGGTCGTTGGCCGGCCTCCGCGAGGCCGGCAAGTTCGCCGGGCTGTACCCACTGCGCGAGACCCGCCGGCAACTGCTGCTCATCGGCGCCGACCTGCACGGCTCCGGGTTGCTGGACCAGCCCGACGACATCATGTTCCTGACCCTCGACGAGGTGCACACCGCCGTACACCAGGGTGTTGATCTGCGCGGTGCCGTCACCGCCCGACGGGCGGTGCACCGTCGGGAGCTGCGGCGTCGGACGGTGCCGGTGGCACTGCTCTCCGACGGTACGGATGTCGAGAGCGTCCTGCCGGGGGTGTCGGCCGGCGACGGGACGCTCACCGGAGTTGGTGCGTCGGCGGGCCGGGTGACCGGTCCCGCCCGGGTCGTCCACGACCCGGGCACCGCCCACGTCGAACCCGGCGACGTCCTGGTGGCCGCGACCACGGACCCCGGCTGGACCCCGCTGTTCCTCACCGCGGCGGCGCTGGTCACCGAGACCGGCGCGATCATGGCGCACGGCCCGACGGTGGCCCGTGAGTACGGCATTCCCGCCGTCATCTGCGTGCCGGACGCCACCCGGACCATCACCACGGGGCAGCTCGTCACAGTGGACGGCGGCGTCGGAACCGTGACGCTCCACCAACCGTCGGCCCCCGAGGGAGAAGGACGACCATGA
- a CDS encoding TetR/AcrR family transcriptional regulator gives MPKKVDHQERRTLIADALMRVAADQGLEAVSLRHVAAAAGVSAGMVQHYFRTKDEMMAFALSVVRERSQLRVTEAVARLGETPPPRLLLRTMLAALMPLDDNTRDDGRVALAFLAYTAVRPSAAPSLHEDTAQFTGFIASVLPDRHGAAAAAGLLALMEGLGVYLLGGQYTAEQALDALDAHLDLLFG, from the coding sequence ATGCCCAAGAAGGTCGATCACCAGGAGCGACGCACTCTCATCGCGGACGCGCTGATGCGGGTCGCCGCGGATCAGGGCCTGGAGGCCGTCAGCCTCCGACACGTGGCCGCCGCGGCCGGAGTATCCGCCGGGATGGTCCAGCACTACTTCCGGACCAAGGACGAGATGATGGCGTTCGCGCTGAGCGTGGTGCGTGAGCGCAGCCAGCTCCGGGTCACCGAGGCGGTGGCGCGGCTGGGCGAGACCCCGCCGCCTCGACTGCTGCTGCGCACCATGCTCGCCGCGCTGATGCCGCTCGACGACAACACCCGCGACGACGGGCGGGTGGCGCTCGCGTTCCTCGCCTACACGGCGGTGCGACCATCGGCCGCGCCCAGCCTGCACGAGGACACCGCGCAGTTCACCGGGTTCATCGCCAGCGTCCTGCCCGACCGGCACGGCGCCGCCGCCGCGGCCGGCCTGCTGGCGCTGATGGAGGGGCTCGGTGTCTACCTGCTGGGCGGGCAGTACACCGCCGAGCAGGCGCTGGACGCGCTGGACGCCCACCTCGACCTGCTCTTCGGCTGA
- a CDS encoding low temperature requirement protein A: MSRVHRSRPVLVEEAHRATTFEIFFDLVLVFALTRLIGFMAESLGPLTLYQGLLLLLWFWYAWSCYAWLANQVRADNGPVLAGMLAAMAAIFVAALVIPQAWQRHDGVLSPPLTLAIAYIVVRGLHLGLMTYASSGNPQYRRQTLRFAVSTTVAWAPLLVGAVLGGTAQTVLWTVAFLVDYGGGRIATAASFGEVRSGAHFAERHGLVLIIVLGESLLSAGAGAGLAVIAWPVLVAAVFGFAATVCLWWLYFVGVAPAAAEVLTSASPRSRRRQQLASDAYTLAHLPLVAGVVYFALGIHLILASLTDQTRHPAGEPMGWPATTVLYGGTALYLVGRLLFLRLTVRGTPGQLVAIGVVLLLLPVARTLPALAALGLLVAFLAALVLYEQLTRANGARAS, from the coding sequence ATGAGCCGCGTCCACCGGTCCCGGCCGGTGCTGGTCGAGGAGGCACACCGGGCCACCACCTTCGAGATCTTCTTCGACCTGGTTCTGGTGTTCGCGCTGACGCGGCTCATCGGTTTCATGGCGGAGTCGCTGGGGCCGCTCACCCTCTACCAGGGGCTGCTGCTCCTGCTCTGGTTCTGGTACGCGTGGAGCTGTTACGCCTGGCTGGCCAATCAGGTCCGCGCGGACAACGGCCCGGTGCTGGCCGGGATGCTCGCGGCGATGGCCGCCATCTTCGTGGCCGCGCTGGTGATCCCGCAGGCGTGGCAGCGCCACGACGGCGTGCTGAGTCCTCCGCTCACCCTGGCGATCGCCTACATCGTGGTCCGTGGGCTGCACCTCGGCCTGATGACCTACGCCTCGTCCGGCAACCCGCAGTACCGCCGGCAGACGCTGCGCTTCGCCGTGTCCACCACTGTCGCCTGGGCCCCGCTGCTGGTGGGAGCCGTCCTCGGCGGGACCGCGCAGACCGTGCTGTGGACCGTGGCGTTCCTCGTCGACTACGGCGGCGGCCGGATCGCCACCGCCGCCAGCTTCGGCGAGGTCCGCAGCGGGGCGCACTTCGCCGAACGCCACGGTCTGGTGCTGATCATCGTGCTCGGTGAGTCCCTGCTGTCGGCCGGGGCCGGCGCGGGCCTGGCGGTGATCGCCTGGCCGGTGCTGGTGGCCGCGGTGTTCGGCTTCGCGGCGACCGTCTGCCTGTGGTGGCTCTACTTCGTGGGCGTCGCCCCGGCCGCCGCTGAGGTGCTGACCTCGGCCTCGCCGCGCTCCCGGCGCCGCCAGCAGTTGGCGTCGGATGCGTACACGCTGGCACACCTGCCACTGGTCGCCGGGGTCGTCTACTTCGCCCTGGGCATCCACCTGATCCTCGCCAGCCTGACCGATCAGACTCGGCACCCCGCCGGGGAGCCGATGGGGTGGCCGGCGACGACAGTGCTCTACGGCGGGACCGCACTCTACCTCGTCGGCCGTCTGCTGTTCCTCCGGCTGACCGTACGCGGCACGCCGGGTCAGCTCGTCGCGATCGGTGTCGTCCTCCTGTTGCTGCCGGTGGCCCGGACACTGCCCGCGCTCGCCGCCCTCGGGCTGCTGGTGGCCTTCCTCGCCGCCCTGGTGCTCTACGAGCAGCTGACCCGGGCCAACGGAGCCCGGGCCAGCTGA
- a CDS encoding alkaline phosphatase D family protein, which translates to MTRLSRRIFVLGGLVTAGVAVTPRQGARAAVPYPFKLGVASGDPAPDSVVLWTRLAPSPLNADGQGGMANADVTVEWQVSTTDRFTSLVASGSVEARYADAHAVHAIAGGLAADADYYYRFRAQGQISPVGRTRTAPAPSSFGRDLVMAFASCAHYEAGYYTAYRRMAEDNPGLILHLGDYIYEGGVGTSTVRQHVGAEIVSLADYRRRYALYKSDPDLQAAHAAAPWLVVPDDHEVENNYASMVRNDSSPTLTAAQWTARRTAAYRAYYENMPLRPASAANGNSIPLYRRVRWGQLATFHMLDTRQFRDDQACGDGWKVCADADLASRSLTGATQEAWLLDGLAQRYGTWDILGQQVFFAQQLDANGAASMDAWDGYRASRSRIQNGWQQRGVRNPLVLTGDVHRSWANNLKADYTSPSSATIGTELVCTSISSTGNGSGSTTVPNAAPNPHLKFYSDRRGYVRTTISRSQVRADFRAVNTVTEHGAAASTVRSFVILDGQPGLQAG; encoded by the coding sequence ATGACAAGGCTGAGCCGTCGCATCTTCGTCCTCGGTGGACTGGTTACCGCCGGAGTCGCGGTGACACCCCGCCAGGGTGCCCGCGCCGCGGTGCCGTACCCCTTCAAACTCGGTGTGGCGTCCGGTGATCCGGCGCCCGACAGCGTGGTCCTCTGGACCCGGCTGGCACCGTCCCCGCTCAACGCCGACGGGCAGGGCGGCATGGCCAACGCCGACGTGACGGTGGAGTGGCAGGTGTCCACCACCGATCGGTTCACGTCGCTGGTCGCCTCCGGCTCAGTGGAAGCCAGGTACGCCGACGCGCACGCCGTGCACGCCATCGCGGGCGGACTCGCCGCCGACGCCGACTACTACTACCGGTTCCGGGCCCAGGGCCAGATCTCGCCGGTCGGGCGGACGCGGACCGCCCCGGCGCCCAGCTCCTTCGGCCGCGACCTGGTGATGGCCTTCGCTTCCTGCGCCCACTACGAGGCCGGCTACTACACGGCCTACCGGCGGATGGCCGAGGACAACCCCGGGCTGATCCTGCACCTCGGCGACTACATCTACGAGGGCGGCGTCGGCACCTCCACAGTGCGGCAGCACGTCGGCGCCGAGATCGTCTCGCTGGCCGACTACCGCCGCCGGTACGCGCTGTACAAGTCCGATCCGGACCTGCAGGCGGCACACGCGGCGGCTCCCTGGCTCGTGGTGCCGGACGACCACGAGGTGGAGAACAACTACGCCAGCATGGTCCGCAACGACAGCAGCCCGACGCTCACCGCCGCCCAGTGGACCGCCCGGCGGACCGCCGCCTACCGCGCCTACTACGAGAACATGCCGCTGCGGCCGGCGTCCGCCGCCAACGGCAACAGCATCCCGCTGTACCGACGGGTCCGGTGGGGGCAGCTCGCCACCTTCCACATGCTCGACACCAGGCAGTTCCGCGACGACCAGGCCTGTGGTGACGGCTGGAAGGTCTGCGCCGACGCGGACCTGGCCTCCCGGTCGCTGACCGGCGCCACCCAGGAGGCGTGGCTGCTCGACGGGCTGGCCCAGCGCTACGGCACCTGGGACATCCTCGGCCAGCAGGTCTTCTTCGCCCAACAGCTCGACGCCAACGGGGCGGCGAGCATGGACGCGTGGGACGGCTATCGGGCCTCCCGCAGCCGCATCCAGAACGGCTGGCAGCAGCGTGGGGTGCGCAACCCGCTGGTGCTCACCGGCGACGTGCACCGGTCATGGGCCAACAACCTCAAGGCCGACTACACCAGCCCCTCCTCGGCAACCATCGGCACCGAGCTGGTCTGCACCTCGATCAGCTCGACCGGCAACGGCAGCGGCAGCACCACGGTCCCGAACGCGGCGCCCAACCCGCACCTGAAGTTCTACTCGGACCGGCGCGGCTACGTCCGTACCACCATCAGCCGCAGCCAGGTCCGCGCGGACTTCCGCGCGGTGAACACCGTGACCGAGCACGGCGCGGCGGCGTCCACCGTGCGCTCGTTCGTCATCCTCGACGGCCAGCCCGGCCTGCAGGCCGGGTAA
- a CDS encoding TolB family protein, with protein MTAMSTRAKLAVVVASAVLLGAVAAGYTATAAEAPRTPPPAGGEQAVTLAPGPRLLAITDRHVSTVAATDPAGPRTVAGLECLRVYAAAGTGVCLKPESAWSYQVVVLDATLRETRAVSVPGLPNRARVSASGRMVSWTTFVGGDSYTSGGFSTRTGILDTRTGATVASLEGFAITRDGRGYRNPDVNYWGVTFTADDNRFYATMSTGAKRYLVRGDLAARTVETLKENVECPSLSPDGARLAFKEAVDADPAKGWRLSVLDLSSMRVSATAETRSVDDQAAWLNDGKLAYTLRRDDGQPDVWSVPADGSGTPTLVIPGAESPSPLT; from the coding sequence ATGACCGCGATGTCGACCCGAGCGAAGCTCGCCGTGGTGGTCGCCTCGGCCGTGCTGTTGGGCGCCGTGGCGGCCGGCTACACCGCCACGGCCGCGGAGGCTCCCCGGACGCCGCCGCCGGCCGGCGGCGAGCAGGCGGTCACCCTGGCCCCCGGGCCGCGCCTGCTGGCGATCACCGACCGGCACGTCTCCACCGTCGCGGCGACCGACCCCGCCGGGCCGCGTACCGTCGCCGGCCTGGAATGCCTTCGGGTGTACGCCGCGGCCGGCACCGGGGTCTGCCTGAAGCCGGAGTCCGCGTGGTCGTACCAGGTTGTCGTGCTCGACGCGACGCTGCGCGAGACCCGGGCGGTCAGTGTGCCGGGTCTGCCGAACCGGGCCCGGGTCTCGGCCTCCGGCCGGATGGTCTCCTGGACCACGTTCGTCGGTGGTGACTCGTACACCTCCGGTGGCTTCTCCACCCGCACCGGGATCCTCGACACGCGCACCGGCGCCACGGTGGCCTCGCTCGAAGGGTTCGCGATCACCCGGGACGGCCGGGGTTACCGCAACCCGGACGTCAACTACTGGGGCGTCACCTTCACCGCCGACGACAACCGCTTCTACGCGACCATGTCGACCGGGGCGAAGAGGTACCTCGTCCGGGGCGACCTCGCCGCCCGTACGGTCGAGACGCTGAAGGAGAACGTCGAGTGCCCGTCGCTGTCACCGGACGGCGCCCGACTCGCGTTCAAGGAGGCGGTCGACGCCGACCCGGCGAAGGGCTGGCGGCTGTCGGTTCTGGACCTGTCGAGCATGCGGGTCAGCGCGACCGCCGAGACCCGCAGCGTCGATGACCAGGCCGCGTGGCTGAACGACGGAAAGCTGGCCTACACGCTGCGCCGGGACGACGGCCAGCCCGACGTCTGGAGCGTTCCGGCGGACGGGTCCGGCACGCCGACGCTGGTGATCCCCGGCGCCGAGTCGCCGTCCCCGCTCACCTGA
- a CDS encoding MFS transporter produces MLVYLSTVSRPVADEPGPGPRRRRFAMVSGNVVALGTVSLITDVSAEMVAAVLPLYLVLGLHLSPVAFGVLDGVHTGATALLRVVGGFAADRFRRRKLIAGVGYALSAVAKLGLLLAGRSIPAIGAVIAVDRLGKGVRSAPRDALITLSTPPEALGRAFGVHRAMDSVGAFLGPLAAFAVLLVVGQSYDAVFVTSFCVAALAVVVLVLFVREQPAGEAADGSNDPKVSVREAFGLLRGGPARRLVLAATMLGLATIGDGFVYLLLQRRLDLGLRWFPLLAVGTSLAYLVLAAPLGVLADRIGRLPVVIGGYTALGATYLLLAGPVDGWPLIALTLTLYGAFYAATDGVLIALAGPVLPARLRTTGIALVQTGQALAYLVSSVLFGLAWQAWGPENAIRAAALTVAGVLVGTLLLLASPSRLTTRKVPR; encoded by the coding sequence ATGCTCGTGTACCTGTCGACCGTCTCCCGACCGGTCGCCGATGAACCCGGGCCGGGGCCCCGACGTCGCCGGTTCGCGATGGTCAGCGGAAACGTCGTCGCGCTCGGCACGGTCAGTCTGATCACCGACGTGTCGGCCGAGATGGTGGCCGCGGTCCTGCCGCTCTACCTGGTGCTGGGCCTGCACCTCAGCCCGGTGGCCTTCGGCGTGCTGGACGGCGTCCACACCGGCGCCACCGCGCTGCTGCGGGTCGTCGGTGGTTTCGCCGCCGACCGGTTCCGGCGGCGCAAACTGATCGCCGGCGTCGGGTACGCGCTCTCGGCGGTCGCGAAACTCGGCCTGCTGCTCGCCGGCCGGTCGATACCGGCGATCGGCGCCGTCATCGCCGTCGACCGGCTCGGCAAGGGGGTGCGAAGCGCCCCGCGAGACGCGCTGATCACGCTCTCCACGCCGCCCGAGGCGCTGGGTCGGGCGTTCGGGGTACACCGGGCGATGGACAGCGTCGGCGCGTTCCTCGGGCCACTCGCCGCGTTCGCGGTCCTGCTGGTCGTCGGGCAGTCGTACGACGCGGTCTTCGTCACCAGCTTCTGCGTCGCGGCCCTGGCCGTCGTGGTGCTCGTGCTCTTCGTCCGGGAGCAACCAGCCGGCGAGGCGGCGGACGGGTCGAACGACCCGAAAGTCTCCGTCCGCGAGGCGTTCGGTCTGCTGCGCGGTGGGCCGGCCCGGCGGCTGGTGCTGGCCGCCACGATGCTCGGGCTGGCCACCATCGGCGACGGCTTCGTCTACCTGCTGCTGCAACGCCGGCTGGACCTCGGTCTGCGCTGGTTCCCGCTACTCGCGGTGGGGACCAGCCTGGCCTACCTGGTGCTCGCCGCCCCGCTCGGCGTACTCGCCGACCGGATCGGTCGCCTGCCCGTGGTGATCGGCGGCTACACCGCCCTCGGTGCGACGTACCTGCTGCTGGCCGGCCCGGTCGACGGTTGGCCGCTGATCGCCCTGACGCTGACGCTGTACGGGGCCTTCTACGCGGCCACCGACGGTGTGCTCATCGCGCTCGCCGGCCCGGTGCTGCCGGCGCGCCTGCGGACCACCGGAATCGCGCTGGTGCAGACCGGGCAGGCCCTGGCGTACCTCGTCTCCTCCGTGCTGTTCGGTCTGGCCTGGCAGGCGTGGGGGCCGGAGAACGCGATCCGCGCGGCGGCCCTGACCGTCGCCGGTGTCCTGGTCGGCACGCTGCTCCTGCTGGCCTCCCCGTCCCGACTCACCACCCGGAAGGTGCCCCGATGA
- a CDS encoding CBM96 family carbohydrate-binding protein, which translates to MDIRFPRPSVTLGVVTVVVAATAAVVVTGAGAASAASVTFTPVADTYVQSDTAATNYGTSTQVVVDNSPVRRSFLRFTVSGVSGTVTAAKLRLRTISGNSGSDAGGTFRRMSNTTWSETGTTWNNQPAIDGATLGTIGAVSGNTWYEVDVTAAVTGNGTYSFGATSTSGDGAYYDTRESGADAPQLVVTTGTTTPPTSGDPVFVGAGDIADSGSGDSATATLLDNTPGTVFTTGDNVYDSGTASQFNSYYEPTWGRHKSRTRPSPGNHDYNTSGATGYYNYFGTSAGPSGRGYYSFDLGNWHIVSLNSNISMSAGSTQEQWLRADLAASSRPCTLAYWHHPLFTSSSNHAPSTSTRPLYQALYDYNADVVVWGHNHVYERFAPMNPAGGADSSRGMRSFVAGMGGAGHYGFGTIQPNSEARNSSAWGLLKFTLHSNSYDWQFLPVAGQTYTDTGTATCH; encoded by the coding sequence ATGGACATTCGATTCCCCCGTCCGTCGGTGACGCTGGGGGTGGTCACGGTGGTCGTCGCCGCGACCGCCGCAGTCGTCGTGACCGGCGCTGGCGCGGCGTCGGCGGCGAGCGTGACCTTCACGCCGGTCGCCGACACCTACGTCCAGAGCGACACGGCCGCCACCAACTACGGCACGTCCACGCAGGTAGTGGTCGACAACTCGCCAGTTCGGCGCTCGTTCCTGCGCTTCACAGTGAGCGGCGTCAGCGGCACGGTGACCGCCGCCAAGCTGCGGCTGCGCACGATCAGCGGCAACAGCGGCAGCGACGCCGGTGGCACGTTCCGCCGGATGTCCAACACGACCTGGTCGGAGACCGGCACCACCTGGAACAACCAGCCGGCCATCGACGGGGCCACGCTCGGCACGATCGGCGCGGTCAGCGGCAACACCTGGTACGAGGTCGACGTCACGGCCGCGGTCACCGGCAACGGCACGTACAGCTTCGGTGCCACCTCGACCAGCGGTGACGGCGCCTACTACGACACCCGCGAGAGCGGCGCGGACGCTCCGCAGCTGGTGGTCACCACCGGGACCACCACGCCACCGACGTCGGGCGACCCGGTGTTCGTCGGCGCCGGCGACATCGCCGACTCGGGCTCCGGCGACAGCGCCACCGCGACGCTGCTCGACAACACCCCGGGAACGGTCTTCACCACCGGCGACAACGTCTACGACAGTGGGACGGCGTCGCAGTTCAACAGCTACTACGAGCCCACCTGGGGCCGGCACAAGTCCCGTACCCGCCCGTCGCCGGGCAACCACGACTACAACACGTCGGGCGCGACCGGCTACTACAACTACTTCGGTACGTCCGCCGGCCCGAGCGGTCGCGGCTACTACTCGTTCGACCTCGGCAACTGGCACATCGTGTCGCTGAACTCGAACATCAGCATGTCGGCCGGCTCGACGCAGGAGCAGTGGCTGCGCGCGGACCTGGCCGCCAGCAGCAGGCCGTGCACGCTCGCGTACTGGCACCACCCGTTGTTCACGTCCAGCTCCAACCACGCGCCGTCGACGTCGACGCGTCCGCTGTACCAGGCCCTCTACGACTACAACGCCGACGTCGTGGTGTGGGGGCACAACCACGTGTACGAGCGGTTCGCGCCGATGAACCCGGCCGGTGGCGCCGACTCCAGCCGGGGCATGCGCAGCTTCGTCGCCGGAATGGGAGGCGCGGGGCACTACGGCTTCGGCACCATCCAGCCCAACAGCGAGGCGCGCAACAGCTCGGCGTGGGGCCTGCTGAAGTTCACCCTGCACTCCAACAGCTACGACTGGCAGTTCCTGCCGGTGGCCGGCCAGACCTACACCGACACCGGCACCGCCACCTGCCACTGA
- the mmsB gene encoding multiple monosaccharide ABC transporter permease yields MTSIKTPSTERPTPPDSTPTAALHSGTSDLRALVLNNLRQSGIYVALVVIVALFAVLTDGVLLSPGNITNIVLQYSYILVLAIGMVILIIGGHIDLSVGSIVALTGAVSAVLVIQQGHPWWIGVVAALAVGLAVGAWHGFWVAYAGIPAFIVTLAGMLLFRGLTLRVLDNISLSPFPSEYQQVAAGFLNGLLGGDGFDAFTLLIGAIAVAGYAVSGFRTRVARIRYQQPVESFPLFVARVVLVGAVLMYFAWQLAHARGLPIVLIILAFLVLVYGLLTRRTVFGRQVYAIGGNLSAAALSGVKVRTVNFWMFVNMGFLAAVAGVIYSSRSNGAQPAAGNMFELDAIAAAFIGGAAVTGGVGTVVGAMVGGLIMAVMSNGMQLMGIDQSTQSVVKGLVLLVAVAFDVYNKRRAGTAR; encoded by the coding sequence ATGACAAGCATCAAGACCCCTTCGACGGAGCGCCCCACGCCGCCGGACAGCACGCCCACCGCCGCCCTGCACAGCGGGACGAGCGACCTGCGGGCGCTGGTGTTGAACAACCTGCGGCAGAGCGGGATCTACGTCGCCCTGGTCGTCATCGTCGCGCTCTTCGCGGTCCTGACCGACGGGGTGTTGCTGAGCCCCGGCAACATCACCAACATCGTCCTCCAGTACTCGTACATCCTGGTCCTCGCGATCGGCATGGTCATCCTGATCATCGGCGGGCACATCGACCTGTCGGTCGGATCGATCGTCGCGCTCACCGGGGCGGTCTCCGCCGTCCTGGTGATCCAGCAGGGCCATCCCTGGTGGATCGGCGTCGTGGCCGCGCTGGCCGTCGGCCTCGCGGTCGGCGCCTGGCACGGGTTCTGGGTGGCGTACGCCGGCATTCCGGCCTTCATCGTGACCCTGGCCGGCATGCTCCTGTTCCGGGGTCTCACCCTGCGGGTGCTCGACAACATCTCGCTGTCGCCGTTCCCGTCCGAGTACCAGCAGGTCGCGGCGGGCTTCCTCAACGGCCTGCTCGGTGGTGACGGCTTCGACGCCTTCACGCTGCTGATCGGCGCCATCGCCGTGGCCGGCTACGCGGTCAGCGGCTTCCGCACCCGCGTGGCGCGTATCCGCTACCAGCAGCCCGTCGAGTCGTTCCCGCTGTTCGTCGCCCGGGTCGTGCTGGTCGGCGCGGTCCTCATGTACTTCGCCTGGCAGCTGGCGCACGCCCGAGGGCTGCCGATCGTGCTGATCATCCTGGCGTTCCTGGTGCTGGTCTACGGCCTGCTCACCCGGCGTACCGTCTTCGGTCGCCAGGTCTACGCGATCGGTGGCAACCTGTCGGCGGCGGCGCTGTCCGGGGTGAAGGTCCGCACCGTCAACTTCTGGATGTTCGTCAACATGGGCTTCCTGGCGGCGGTGGCCGGCGTCATCTACTCGTCGCGGTCCAACGGCGCTCAGCCGGCCGCCGGCAACATGTTCGAGCTGGACGCGATCGCCGCGGCCTTCATCGGCGGCGCGGCCGTCACCGGCGGCGTGGGCACCGTGGTGGGCGCGATGGTCGGTGGTCTGATCATGGCGGTGATGAGCAACGGCATGCAGCTGATGGGCATCGACCAGTCGACCCAGTCGGTGGTGAAGGGTCTCGTCCTGCTCGTCGCGGTCGCCTTCGACGTCTACAACAAGCGTCGCGCCGGCACCGCCCGCTGA